One part of the Ornithodoros turicata isolate Travis chromosome 2, ASM3712646v1, whole genome shotgun sequence genome encodes these proteins:
- the LOC135384705 gene encoding uncharacterized protein LOC135384705 yields the protein MYEEQLLDCSDTEIQEGLKDEGVIAARRIVMRRDGREIPTKHVVLSFQLHRLPSTVKAGYINCHGLPFVPNPRRCFKCQRFGHGSQACRGKTTCPKCAGTEQDHVVEACQKELHCANCKGNHPAYSRSCPRWKEEKDILRIKVTQDISYKDAKTQYEFANKGGYAAVARRGVVPLTKSVETQTSEPLPHTPQTKEKPVESSPPVAPAASVGSHQQAATASKEVVGAPSVWDGVPRDSSQTTNLSMEVDDDDCSSQKSTSSLPNSSSEMKEQRQRRTGRGRECNSKEKAKQPPPKVQPPEHTHRQCRYTLFFCCSAS from the coding sequence ATGTATGAGGAACAACTCCTTGACTGTTCTGACACTGAGATCCAAGAAGGGCTTAAAGATGAGGGTGTAATAGCAGCCAGGCGAATTGTCATGCGTCGTGATGGTAGGGAAATCCCAACCAAGCATGTGGTCCTTTCTTTTCAACTACACAGACTTCCTTCCACCGTAAAGGCAGGATATATCAACTGCCACGGCCTACCGTTTGTTCCAAACCCACGACGCTGCTTCaaatgccagcgttttgggcacGGATCACAGGCTTGCCGTGGGAAGACCACTTGCCCAAAGTGCGCCGGCACCGAGCAAGACCATGTTGTTGAAGCCTGTCAAAAGGAGCTCCACTGTGCAAACTGCAAGGGCAACCACCCCGCCTACTCTCGATCCTGCCCTCGATGGAAGGAAGAAAAGGACATACTTAGAATAAAAGTAACACAAGACATTTCGTACAAAGACGCGAAAACACAGTATGAATTTGCAAACAAGGGCGGTTACGCCGCAGTGGCGCGCAGGGGAGTGGTGCCACTGACAAAATCCGTAGAGACTCAGACTTCTGAGCCTCtaccccacactccccaaacaAAAGAGAAGCCAGTGGAGAGTTCTCCTCCAGTGGCTCCGGCTGCTTCTGTAGGCAGTCACCAACAGGCCGCGACGGCCTCGAAGGAGGTTGTCGGTGCCCCCTCAGTTTGGGACGGTGTCCCAAGGGACTCATCTCAAACCACGAATCTGAGTATGGAGGTTGACGACGATGACTGCTCGTCGCAGAAGTCAACGTCGAGCCTCCCCAACAgttcttctgaaatgaaagaACAAAGACAACGAAGAACTGGCAGAGGAAGGGAATGTAACTCGAAGGAAAAGGCAAAGCAACCACCTCCAAAAGTTCAGCCCCCTGAACATACACACAGACAATGCAGATACACTCTCTTCTTCTGTTGCTCAGCATCTTAA
- the LOC135384706 gene encoding uncharacterized protein K02A2.6-like has protein sequence MGNADAISRLPLEAGSDDNPDPNPPEVLLLEAVQDAPMRAEQIAIETEKDAILGKVLNWTEKGWPESAIKDQSFQPFQVRWNELSLLKGCILCGNRVVIPPTLQASVMSTLHAGHVGIVRTKALARSYVWRPGIDSDIENTVSSCWSCQMTRNMPPREAPHPWIPPSRPWSRVHLDYAGPFYGRNFLVGVDTYTRWPEVTQVSSLSATELIKHLRRMFATHGLPEVIVTDNGTSFASAEMRGFTKLNGIQHVFTPVYHPASNGSAERMVQTVKSGLSRLQGSDWEWG, from the coding sequence ATGGGGAACGCTGATGCCATAAGCAGACTACCCCTCGAGGCAGGTTCGGATGACAATCCTGACCCGAATCCGCCTGAAGTCCTGCTGCTAGAGGCGGTACAGGACGCCCCTATGCGTGCGGAACAGATTGCAATAGAAACAGAAAAGGACGCTATTCTCGGCAAGGTACTCAACTGGACAGAGAAAGGATGGCCTGAGTCAGCAATAAAGGACCAATCATTTCAACCGTTTCAAGTTCGGTGGAACGAGCTGTCACTCCTGAAAGGTTGCATCCTCTGCGGGAACAGAGTAGTTATACCACCGACACTGCAGGCAAGCGTTATGAGTACGCTTCACGCAGGGCATGTCGGAATAGTGAGAACGAAGGCATTAGCAAGGAGTTACGTGTGGCGGCCAGGTATTGACAGCGATATTGAAAACACGGTCAGCAGTTGCTGGTCCTGCCAGATGACGCGCAACATGCCGCCACGAGAAGCTCCGCACCCATGGATTCCGCCGTCCAGACCTTGGTCACGGGTTCATCTCGACTACGCAGGACCTTTCTATGGACGAAACTTCCTGGTGGGAGTGGACACTTACACACGTTGGCCGGAGGTGACACAGGTGTCGTCGCTCTCCGCAACAGAGCTCATCAAACATTTGCGACGGATGTTCGCTACTCACGGACTTCCGGAAGTGATTGTCACAGACAATGGCACAAGCTTCGCGTCAGCCGAGATGCGAGGATTCACGAAACTAAATGGGATTCAACACGTCTTCACGCCAGTCTACCATCCAGCTTCTAACGGCTCCGCAGAACGCATGGTACAGACCGTAAAGTCTGGTCTTTCAAGACTGCAAGGGAGCGACTGGGAATGGGGGTAG